The Papaver somniferum cultivar HN1 chromosome 3, ASM357369v1, whole genome shotgun sequence genome includes a region encoding these proteins:
- the LOC113356887 gene encoding protein DCL, chloroplastic-like encodes MATPLLLRGIPLLRLQLETRNLPIRFLAPFWKPSFCTAIKTSNFHDNVTTTTLLTDDNNTTTTDTRDLPNYPRWDNPDFRHWKDKESEILNDIEPIILLTKEILHSDRYMDGETLSAEDEKAVVEKLLSYHPHSADKIGSGLDSIMVDRHPQFKYSRCLFVVRTDGGWIDFSYQKCLRAYIRDKYPSYAERFIREHFKRTST; translated from the exons ATGGCTACTCCTCTGCTTCTGAGAGGGATTCCATTACTTCGTCTACAACTTGAGACTAGAAACTTACCCATTAGATTCTTAGCACCATTTTGGAAGCCTTCATTTTGTACAGCcatcaaaacatcaaattttcatgataatgttacCACCACCACTCTTTTAACTGATGATAACAATACTACCACTACTGATACTAGAGATTTGCCCAATTACCCTAGATGGGATAATCCAGATTTTAGGCATTGGAAAGATAAGGAGTCAGAAATTCTTAACGATATTGAACCCATTATTCTTCTCACTAAAGAAATTCTTCACTCAGACAG GTATATGGATGGGGAAACCCTATCGGCCGAGGATGAAAAAGCTGTGGTAGAGAAACTTCTTAGTTATCATCCACATTCTGCTGATAAAATCGGCTCCGGACTCGATTCCATCATG GTAGACCGACATCCACAGTTTAAGTACTCGAGATGCTTGTTTGTTGTCCGAACAGACGGTGGATGGATTGACTTCTCCTACCAGAAGTGCCTCCGTGCTTACATTCGAGATAAATACCCATCATATGCAGAAAGGTTCATTAGAGAGCATTTCAAACGTACCAGTACCTAA